The following are from one region of the Chitinivibrionales bacterium genome:
- the lepB gene encoding signal peptidase I, giving the protein MDSAAQIKDRKKISALVAGLILPGLGQMYNGELTKGLCFFGLFLMTVIAGLRIVMMFPNASLMLGIGMVALLSLAIYIVFSIEAWLAASRRGKGFMVKWFNRWYFYTAMWMLCSVFISSAAFSYVSDGIVQFCRIVTASMTPAVVPGDYVIVDKTYYKHHAPKKGDVILFRYPDDRSKLFIKRIGGLPGDTLKLEGNVIIVPHGHVFALGDNAGHSDDSRHYGPIPLTELLGKARQVYFSFSIENGIRPERIGLVLP; this is encoded by the coding sequence ATGGATTCGGCTGCGCAGATCAAGGACAGGAAAAAAATTAGCGCGCTTGTAGCCGGGCTCATTCTGCCGGGCCTGGGGCAGATGTACAACGGAGAATTGACAAAAGGGCTCTGCTTTTTCGGCCTGTTCCTCATGACCGTAATCGCGGGACTCCGGATCGTGATGATGTTTCCCAATGCGTCTCTGATGCTCGGTATAGGCATGGTGGCGCTGCTCAGCCTGGCCATTTACATCGTTTTCAGCATTGAGGCGTGGCTTGCGGCATCACGCAGGGGAAAAGGGTTCATGGTGAAGTGGTTTAACCGGTGGTATTTCTACACCGCAATGTGGATGCTGTGCTCGGTTTTCATTTCCTCGGCAGCGTTTTCGTACGTGTCGGACGGCATCGTGCAATTCTGCAGGATCGTCACCGCATCAATGACGCCGGCGGTGGTTCCGGGGGATTATGTGATTGTGGACAAAACGTATTACAAGCATCATGCGCCGAAAAAAGGCGATGTCATTCTCTTCCGCTATCCTGACGACAGGAGCAAATTATTCATAAAAAGGATAGGCGGATTGCCCGGTGACACGCTCAAGCTCGAGGGAAATGTAATTATTGTTCCGCATGGACATGTATTCGCGCTTGGCGATAATGCCGGCCACTCCGATGATTCGCGTCATTATGGACCCATACCGCTCACCGAATTGCTTGGCAAGGCAAGGCAGGTTTATTTTTCGTTTTCGATTGAAAATGGAATTCGACCGGAGAGGATAGGCCTTGTCTTGCCATAG
- a CDS encoding pitrilysin family protein, whose protein sequence is MKYLFSMYSILLITLSAGAFDIKVPVHYDTLQNGLKIIVVPDSNVAVVSCRLYYFVGSMYEQFSRSGLSHMYEHMMFKGTRRLNTKNFAKESVWLAKIDSVDKIIYALKNRGIPDTSAERTSLRREIVGYMDKEREYVKKDEIWELYMGAGGTHLNAWTADDMTGYIVTLPKNKVELFYWIESDRMANPVFREFYSEREVVLEERRMRYENQPANRFDEYLNALFYMAHPYRLPTIGWKSDIQNYTIQDLANHVKRFYTPDNALIVLVGNIDPGKAVSDIRRYFGGIPRAAVPKQEVVTREPQPIGETRFTVRDEAEPMIDILFHTPGYSNDDLYKLDIVESIFSGRSGRLYDRLVNREELCTNAEASNAFRLDNGYFEITATLKRGVDPLKVERIIREEVGTLVKKPPSPREMERIKNSIRMNFVWNLKSLEGLSDRLAWFQRLGSWKDLLTYPDKIAAVKSEDVPAIVEKYFDFDKATIGLLLEKSDNDAKKQKDKATK, encoded by the coding sequence ATGAAATATCTTTTCTCGATGTATTCGATCCTGCTTATCACGCTTTCCGCCGGTGCTTTCGATATCAAAGTGCCCGTCCACTACGACACGCTCCAAAACGGACTTAAAATCATCGTGGTCCCCGATTCCAACGTCGCGGTCGTCTCGTGCAGGCTCTATTATTTCGTGGGGTCCATGTACGAGCAGTTCAGCAGGTCGGGCCTGTCCCACATGTACGAGCACATGATGTTCAAGGGAACGCGGCGGCTGAATACAAAGAATTTTGCCAAGGAATCGGTGTGGCTTGCGAAAATAGATTCGGTCGATAAAATCATCTACGCCCTGAAGAACCGGGGAATACCCGATACCTCGGCCGAGCGGACGAGCTTGCGGAGGGAAATCGTCGGGTACATGGACAAAGAACGTGAATACGTCAAAAAAGATGAGATATGGGAATTATATATGGGCGCCGGCGGCACGCATCTGAACGCGTGGACCGCGGATGACATGACCGGCTACATCGTAACGCTTCCCAAAAACAAGGTGGAACTGTTTTACTGGATAGAATCCGACCGCATGGCCAACCCCGTGTTCAGGGAATTCTACAGCGAGCGCGAGGTGGTGCTCGAGGAACGGCGGATGCGCTATGAAAACCAGCCGGCCAACCGTTTTGATGAATATCTCAATGCTTTGTTCTATATGGCCCACCCGTACCGGCTTCCCACCATCGGCTGGAAATCGGACATCCAGAACTACACGATCCAGGATCTTGCCAACCACGTCAAACGGTTCTATACGCCCGACAACGCTTTGATCGTGCTCGTCGGAAACATCGACCCGGGTAAGGCGGTTTCCGATATCAGGAGATATTTCGGCGGCATTCCGCGTGCCGCGGTGCCCAAACAGGAAGTTGTCACCCGAGAACCGCAGCCCATCGGCGAAACGAGATTCACCGTGCGCGACGAGGCTGAACCGATGATCGACATCCTGTTTCACACCCCCGGCTACAGTAATGACGATCTCTATAAACTTGACATAGTGGAATCAATTTTCTCGGGCCGCAGCGGACGCCTCTACGACCGGCTGGTCAACCGCGAGGAGCTCTGCACCAATGCCGAGGCCAGCAATGCGTTCAGGCTCGACAACGGATACTTCGAGATCACGGCGACCCTTAAAAGAGGAGTCGATCCTTTAAAAGTTGAACGCATTATCAGGGAGGAAGTGGGCACTTTGGTCAAAAAGCCCCCCTCGCCCCGCGAGATGGAAAGAATTAAAAACTCAATACGGATGAATTTTGTGTGGAACCTCAAAAGTCTTGAAGGGCTGTCCGACCGGCTCGCATGGTTCCAGCGGTTGGGCTCATGGAAAGACCTTCTTACCTATCCCGACAAAATCGCGGCGGTAAAATCGGAAGATGTGCCTGCGATCGTTGAAAAATATTTTGATTTTGACAAGGCCACTATCGGGCTTCTGTTGGAGAAAAGCGACAACGATGCAAAGAAACAAAAAGACAAAGCGACAAAGTAA
- a CDS encoding MotA/TolQ/ExbB proton channel family protein: protein MNIPIVDMILRSGWVARSILVLLGIFSIVTWAVIFNRFYYLGRVSKRSRLFFKKYLAMTALTDVEKADAQLLKSPMGQLGAKGAGEFRRIIDDSKSHSGVSDWSFFLQNQFAIALERIDTLFSEISRKLDTGLILLAISSSVCPFLGLLGTVWGIMDSFYEIGNQGSASLPVVAPGIAEALVVTLVGLGVAIPAVLFYNYFVHQVDRVENELSEYKNLMFSHLKRDILSVLYRDKHPGKPAA from the coding sequence ATGAACATTCCCATTGTTGACATGATACTCAGGTCAGGCTGGGTGGCGCGCTCGATCCTGGTATTGCTCGGGATTTTTTCCATAGTCACCTGGGCCGTGATTTTCAACAGGTTCTATTACCTCGGACGGGTGTCAAAGCGAAGCAGGCTTTTTTTTAAAAAATATCTGGCTATGACGGCATTGACCGATGTCGAAAAAGCGGACGCACAGCTCCTCAAATCGCCCATGGGACAGCTCGGCGCAAAGGGCGCGGGCGAGTTCCGGCGCATCATCGACGATTCCAAATCGCACAGCGGGGTCAGCGACTGGTCTTTCTTTTTGCAGAACCAGTTTGCGATTGCGCTCGAACGCATCGACACGCTTTTTTCCGAAATCTCGAGGAAGCTTGACACGGGCCTCATCCTGCTGGCGATTTCCAGCAGCGTGTGCCCGTTTCTCGGGCTGCTCGGAACGGTGTGGGGGATCATGGACTCTTTTTACGAGATCGGAAACCAGGGCTCGGCGAGCCTGCCCGTGGTGGCGCCCGGCATCGCCGAGGCGCTTGTGGTCACGCTCGTGGGCCTCGGGGTCGCGATCCCTGCCGTGCTGTTCTACAACTACTTCGTCCACCAGGTTGACAGGGTGGAAAACGAGCTTTCCGAATACAAGAACCTCATGTTTTCCCATTTGAAAAGGGATATTCTAAGCGTGCTGTACCGCGACAAACATCCGGGAAAGCCGGCCGCCTGA
- the topA gene encoding type I DNA topoisomerase, with product MPKHLVIVESPAKCKTISKYLGKNYSVRATMGHIIDLPGKEFGVDIANDFKPKYTVAKGKNRILKTLKDDAAHSDVVYLAPDPDREGEAIAWHVAQYIAKSNANVKRVLFNEITKPAVLSAIEKPGEIDMNKVNAQQARRILDRIVGYQVSPILWRTVFRGLSAGRVQSVALRLICEREEEIKKFVKEEFWSLHAQLEHSGTGFWAKLAAVDGAKPVLPNEASVKTIMDRVQDKPFVVNDVQRVEKMRKPYAPFITSTLQQEAARKLNYSATKTMIIAQQLYEGLELGSLGSMGLITYMRTDSTRIAQEAIVSARSLIGSQFGAKYLPEGPRTYAKNKNAQDAHEAIRPSQVSMDFSPDKMRQFLSKDQHRLYDLVWKRFLASQMENALFDSTRIDITAGGCVFRATGSILKFDGFLTLYDESAEETQENGEDVNDNLPEVKANDTIGLLKLLDKQHFTQPSPRYSEATLVRELEDKGIGRPSTYAQIIDTLKRRKYVNVENKRFAPTEVGFMVKDILVKQFSNVFDVGFTATMENSLDKIELGEAEWVSVLKDFYGPFSKRLEGVKSNIRDLKAANQTVTGRTCPECKKFPLVIKWSRNGRFLACQGFPACRYTEPLEKPAPVKSSELCDKCGSPMVVLNINGNRFLGCSRYPECRNTKSISTGVTCPREGCGGQIIERKTKRQRLFFGCSNYPKCNFATWDRPVAQKCPQCGFGILVYKDTKRKGVYHRCPNCRAEFPVPGATGEPAQVEG from the coding sequence ATGCCCAAGCATCTGGTTATTGTTGAGTCTCCTGCAAAATGCAAAACCATTTCCAAGTACCTCGGCAAGAATTATTCCGTTCGGGCGACCATGGGTCATATCATCGACCTGCCGGGAAAGGAATTCGGCGTTGATATAGCGAACGATTTCAAGCCCAAATACACCGTTGCCAAGGGAAAGAACCGCATCCTGAAAACCCTCAAGGACGACGCGGCGCACTCCGACGTCGTATATCTGGCGCCCGACCCGGACCGCGAAGGGGAGGCAATCGCCTGGCATGTCGCACAGTACATCGCAAAATCGAATGCGAACGTGAAGCGCGTGCTCTTCAACGAAATAACAAAGCCCGCCGTGCTTTCGGCCATTGAAAAGCCGGGTGAAATAGACATGAACAAGGTCAACGCGCAGCAGGCGCGCCGGATACTCGACCGCATCGTGGGATATCAGGTGTCGCCGATTCTGTGGCGAACGGTGTTCCGCGGCCTTTCGGCGGGGCGCGTGCAGTCGGTGGCGCTGCGCCTCATCTGTGAGCGTGAAGAAGAAATAAAAAAATTCGTAAAGGAAGAATTCTGGTCTTTACACGCGCAACTTGAACATTCAGGCACCGGGTTCTGGGCGAAGCTCGCCGCCGTCGACGGTGCAAAACCCGTTCTTCCCAACGAGGCTTCCGTAAAAACAATCATGGATCGGGTGCAGGACAAGCCGTTTGTGGTGAACGACGTGCAACGCGTTGAAAAAATGAGAAAGCCCTATGCGCCATTCATTACCAGCACGCTCCAGCAGGAGGCGGCGCGAAAACTCAACTATTCGGCAACAAAAACCATGATCATCGCGCAGCAATTGTATGAAGGTCTCGAACTGGGTTCGCTCGGCAGTATGGGGCTCATCACCTACATGCGCACCGATTCGACCCGCATTGCCCAGGAAGCCATTGTAAGTGCGCGTTCCCTTATCGGTTCGCAGTTCGGCGCCAAATACCTGCCCGAGGGCCCGCGCACCTATGCGAAAAACAAGAACGCCCAAGATGCGCACGAAGCCATCAGGCCATCGCAGGTGTCAATGGATTTTTCCCCTGATAAGATGAGGCAGTTTTTAAGCAAGGACCAGCACCGGCTGTACGACCTCGTTTGGAAGCGGTTTCTTGCGTCGCAGATGGAGAATGCTCTGTTTGATTCAACGAGGATCGATATCACGGCCGGCGGGTGCGTGTTCCGGGCGACAGGGTCGATACTGAAATTCGACGGTTTCCTCACGCTGTACGACGAAAGCGCCGAGGAAACGCAGGAAAACGGCGAGGACGTGAACGATAACCTTCCCGAGGTGAAGGCAAACGATACGATAGGCCTCCTGAAGCTCCTTGATAAACAGCATTTTACACAGCCGTCGCCGCGCTATTCCGAGGCAACGCTCGTGCGGGAACTCGAGGACAAGGGCATCGGCAGGCCGAGCACTTACGCGCAGATCATCGACACGCTCAAGCGCCGGAAGTACGTCAATGTCGAAAACAAGCGGTTCGCGCCCACCGAGGTGGGGTTCATGGTGAAGGACATTCTCGTCAAGCAATTTTCAAACGTGTTCGACGTCGGCTTCACCGCGACCATGGAGAATTCTCTTGACAAAATAGAGCTTGGCGAGGCCGAGTGGGTTTCGGTTCTCAAGGACTTCTACGGGCCGTTTTCCAAGCGGCTCGAGGGCGTCAAATCGAACATCCGCGACCTCAAGGCGGCCAACCAGACCGTGACCGGGCGCACCTGCCCCGAATGCAAGAAATTCCCGCTTGTCATTAAGTGGAGCAGGAACGGGCGTTTTCTCGCCTGCCAGGGATTTCCCGCGTGCCGTTACACCGAGCCGCTCGAGAAACCGGCGCCGGTCAAGTCCTCCGAACTATGCGACAAGTGCGGCTCTCCCATGGTGGTGCTCAACATCAACGGGAACCGGTTTCTCGGCTGCTCGCGCTATCCCGAGTGCAGAAACACCAAATCGATATCCACCGGCGTCACCTGCCCGCGCGAGGGATGCGGCGGCCAGATCATCGAGCGGAAAACGAAGCGGCAGCGTCTTTTCTTCGGGTGCAGCAACTATCCAAAATGCAATTTCGCCACCTGGGACAGGCCCGTTGCGCAGAAATGCCCGCAATGCGGTTTCGGCATTCTTGTTTATAAAGACACAAAGCGTAAAGGCGTTTATCACCGGTGTCCGAATTGCAGGGCGGAATTCCCCGTTCCCGGCGCAACGGGGGAACCCGCGCAGGTGGAAGGGTAA
- the trmFO gene encoding methylenetetrahydrofolate--tRNA-(uracil(54)-C(5))-methyltransferase (FADH(2)-oxidizing) TrmFO yields the protein MPSIGIIGAGLAGCEAALVLVRRGIAVTLYEMRPAKTTAAHATALPAELVCSNSFKSQELPAALALLKEELALLGSPLLSSAKKTSLPAGKALAVDRKAFSEEVMKELKASPGISLQTAEAREPPAGHDAVILATGPLTSLPMAEWLQKTFPADSLYFYDAIAPIVSRESIDFKKAFFGSRWRLDRDDYCNCPFTREEYERFHGALKSAQTVSPHAGEEERFFEACLPLDIIARRGPLAMAYGPLKPVGFSDPSTGKRPFALCQLRREDAAGSSFSLVACQTRLTQAEQKRVFRMIPGLENAEFLRFGSCHRNTYLDSPSLLAPDLSFKSMPSLFCAGQLCGNEGYVESIATGHAAAKFVLGRIRENHVNNPPETTALGSLLHYVTGSKLKPFSPSSFHFGLLPALSDTSRKLPKKERQMQLCHRAIDDMKTWIRAADKGD from the coding sequence ATGCCATCAATCGGCATTATCGGCGCCGGCCTTGCCGGATGCGAAGCGGCGCTTGTGCTCGTACGCCGCGGCATTGCCGTCACCCTTTACGAAATGCGTCCCGCTAAAACTACTGCGGCGCATGCCACCGCACTCCCTGCGGAACTGGTATGCTCAAACTCGTTTAAATCCCAAGAACTTCCCGCCGCGCTGGCGCTGCTCAAGGAAGAGCTCGCGCTGCTTGGCAGCCCGCTGCTTTCCAGCGCGAAAAAAACGTCACTACCTGCGGGGAAAGCCCTGGCCGTTGACAGAAAAGCGTTTTCCGAAGAAGTGATGAAAGAATTGAAAGCATCACCCGGCATTTCCTTGCAGACCGCCGAAGCCCGCGAGCCTCCCGCGGGTCACGATGCCGTTATACTGGCAACAGGTCCTCTTACTTCATTGCCGATGGCTGAATGGCTGCAAAAAACATTTCCGGCCGACTCATTATATTTTTACGACGCCATCGCGCCGATTGTCAGCAGGGAATCGATTGATTTTAAAAAAGCGTTTTTCGGCTCGCGCTGGCGGCTGGATCGGGACGATTACTGCAATTGCCCGTTTACACGGGAAGAATATGAACGGTTTCACGGGGCGCTGAAATCTGCACAAACCGTTTCTCCGCATGCGGGCGAGGAGGAGCGTTTTTTCGAAGCGTGCCTTCCCCTCGATATCATTGCACGTCGCGGCCCGCTTGCAATGGCCTATGGACCGCTCAAACCCGTGGGGTTTTCCGATCCGTCCACCGGAAAACGGCCGTTTGCGCTGTGCCAGTTGCGTCGCGAAGACGCGGCGGGAAGCAGTTTCAGCCTTGTCGCGTGCCAGACCAGGCTCACCCAGGCGGAACAGAAGCGGGTTTTCAGGATGATCCCCGGTCTCGAGAATGCCGAATTCCTGCGGTTCGGTTCATGTCACCGCAATACCTACCTCGATTCACCTTCGCTTCTGGCGCCCGACCTTTCCTTTAAATCAATGCCGTCGCTTTTTTGCGCCGGCCAATTGTGCGGCAATGAAGGGTATGTTGAAAGCATCGCGACCGGACATGCCGCCGCAAAATTCGTTCTGGGAAGGATCCGGGAGAACCATGTCAACAATCCTCCTGAAACAACCGCCCTCGGTTCGCTGTTGCATTATGTGACCGGTTCGAAATTAAAACCATTTTCTCCCTCAAGTTTTCACTTCGGCCTGCTGCCAGCGCTTTCCGATACTTCGCGCAAACTGCCAAAAAAAGAACGCCAAATGCAATTGTGCCATCGCGCGATCGACGATATGAAGACATGGATTCGAGCCGCAGACAAAGGAGACTAA
- the purH gene encoding bifunctional phosphoribosylaminoimidazolecarboxamide formyltransferase/IMP cyclohydrolase: MTDKLKIARALISVSDKTGIVELARTLAQNGVEILSTGGTARILSENNVPVKTVDSHTGFPEIMDGRVKTLHPKIHGGLLAVRDNPGHLEQMKKNGIVPIDLVVVNLYPFKVTIEKPGVTVEEAIENIDIGGPAMIRSAAKNHAYVTVVVDPADYAAVAGAIQGGGVPHDLRKFLAVKAFGHTADYDSAIDVYFSRKYLNEEVLRLNFRNGTELRYGENPHQSAVFYKSRECTEPSMATAVQLHGKELSYNNIVDGDAALEAVKELADVPAAAVIKHTNPCGYATGKTLAEALSAAWSGDPISAYGSVIAVSQPVDLAAAKVLAGRFVEILIAPDFSPEALVYLKDKSSQLRILKVGELNDKKEERFVYKHVIGAMLKQDRDVVECEKWDTVTKAQFPESKAPLAKFAWKACKHTKSNAIVLAQEYGLGVYRVVGMGAGQPNRVDSLRKLSITKARENFAAEQKTIAGDFTKEFSELVLASDAYFPFPDNIEEANKAGIRYIVEPGGSKRDNEVIEACNKFGIAMVFTGTRHFRH; the protein is encoded by the coding sequence ATGACGGACAAGCTAAAGATCGCCAGGGCCCTCATCAGTGTTTCGGATAAAACAGGGATCGTGGAGCTTGCCCGCACCCTTGCCCAAAACGGCGTGGAGATACTGTCAACCGGCGGGACCGCCCGGATCCTTTCCGAAAACAACGTGCCGGTGAAGACCGTTGATTCCCATACGGGTTTCCCGGAAATAATGGACGGCAGGGTGAAAACCCTGCACCCGAAGATCCATGGCGGCCTTCTGGCGGTGCGCGACAATCCCGGACACCTCGAACAGATGAAAAAGAACGGGATCGTGCCCATTGACCTTGTCGTGGTGAACCTGTATCCCTTCAAGGTGACCATTGAAAAACCCGGCGTCACCGTGGAGGAGGCGATCGAGAACATCGACATCGGCGGGCCGGCAATGATACGCAGCGCCGCGAAAAACCACGCGTATGTGACCGTGGTGGTCGATCCCGCGGACTACGCCGCGGTCGCCGGCGCGATACAGGGCGGCGGCGTTCCCCATGACCTGCGGAAGTTCCTTGCCGTAAAGGCCTTTGGCCATACCGCGGATTACGATTCCGCAATCGACGTTTACTTTTCGAGAAAATACCTTAATGAGGAAGTGCTGCGGCTTAATTTCAGGAACGGCACCGAACTGCGCTACGGCGAAAATCCGCACCAATCAGCAGTGTTTTATAAGTCAAGGGAATGCACCGAGCCGAGCATGGCAACCGCCGTCCAGCTTCACGGCAAGGAACTTTCGTATAACAACATCGTTGACGGTGACGCGGCTCTGGAGGCCGTAAAGGAACTTGCCGATGTTCCCGCGGCAGCAGTGATCAAACACACCAATCCGTGCGGTTATGCTACGGGAAAAACACTTGCGGAGGCGCTTTCGGCCGCATGGTCGGGTGATCCGATATCTGCGTACGGAAGCGTCATTGCGGTTTCTCAGCCCGTGGATCTGGCCGCGGCAAAGGTTCTTGCAGGACGATTCGTGGAAATACTTATAGCCCCTGATTTTTCTCCTGAAGCGCTTGTCTATTTAAAAGATAAAAGTTCACAGCTCCGCATTCTCAAGGTTGGGGAGCTCAATGATAAAAAAGAGGAGCGGTTTGTCTATAAACATGTCATCGGCGCAATGCTGAAGCAGGACCGCGACGTGGTGGAATGCGAGAAATGGGACACGGTGACCAAGGCGCAGTTCCCCGAAAGCAAGGCGCCGCTCGCCAAGTTCGCGTGGAAGGCATGCAAGCACACGAAGTCAAACGCCATCGTGCTGGCGCAGGAATACGGTCTTGGCGTATACCGCGTGGTGGGCATGGGCGCTGGCCAGCCCAACCGCGTCGATTCGCTGAGAAAGCTTTCAATCACCAAGGCAAGGGAGAATTTCGCCGCTGAGCAGAAGACAATCGCGGGCGATTTCACAAAGGAATTTTCTGAGCTGGTGCTCGCCTCAGACGCTTATTTTCCGTTTCCCGACAACATCGAAGAGGCAAACAAGGCCGGCATCCGTTATATTGTCGAGCCGGGCGGCTCCAAGCGGGACAATGAAGTGATTGAGGCGTGCAACAAGTTCGGGATCGCGATGGTGTTCACCGGAACCAGGCATTTCAGACATTGA
- a CDS encoding chorismate synthase gives MVGCHFGRFFQATVAGGSYQEGLTAVVQGVPPGLLLSEEEIYADLLLRKPGADELSSPRKEPDLPIIFTGVNPADTIENAGNKNHTNGTPVTVLIPNLDRHFVHVKQYQDTNRTPRPGHASYASFIKYGPDDDAVGAGIFSGRYTATIVAAGSIAKKVLAKCGIKIFAYVKEAAGVRCPDLDIATIDRRTNSYKKMRRDFDPFYQEVYRKRRITPDMRFLEKAAVFAEIENEIDAIRERGRVAEPGEVRKTYDAHPVINCPDLDAAQAMVDAVSKITANGDSSGGVVEIVATGLPVGLGEPVFGKLDAELGKMLGIGAVKGVEVGAGFGVKDMTGIQSNDQMHSEKGKVVFDTNQAGGVTGGLANGAPLVVRLAVKPTPTIAKQQHTIDKYTLENKELAAITRRDPTIVARVWPVAENYTAMVLLDNLLMHYGYQKLREIIDNK, from the coding sequence ATGGTGGGATGTCATTTCGGACGCTTCTTTCAGGCAACCGTTGCGGGCGGCTCGTATCAGGAAGGGCTGACCGCCGTGGTGCAAGGCGTTCCGCCCGGACTTCTCCTTTCCGAAGAGGAAATCTACGCGGACCTTCTTCTGCGCAAGCCCGGCGCGGACGAGCTGTCGTCGCCGCGCAAGGAACCTGATCTGCCCATCATCTTTACAGGCGTGAATCCCGCCGACACCATTGAGAACGCGGGAAACAAAAACCATACCAACGGAACGCCCGTTACCGTGCTCATTCCCAACCTCGACCGGCATTTTGTCCATGTCAAGCAGTATCAGGACACCAACCGCACGCCGCGTCCGGGCCATGCGTCGTATGCCTCCTTCATCAAATACGGTCCGGACGACGACGCGGTGGGCGCCGGCATTTTTTCCGGCCGTTACACCGCGACCATTGTTGCCGCGGGCAGCATCGCCAAAAAGGTGCTGGCGAAATGCGGCATAAAGATATTCGCATATGTCAAAGAAGCCGCCGGCGTCCGCTGCCCCGATCTCGACATCGCGACCATCGATCGCCGCACGAACTCATACAAGAAAATGCGTCGCGATTTCGACCCGTTTTACCAGGAGGTGTATCGCAAGCGGCGCATTACGCCCGACATGCGCTTTCTGGAAAAAGCCGCCGTGTTTGCCGAGATAGAAAACGAAATCGACGCGATACGCGAGCGCGGGCGCGTTGCCGAGCCGGGCGAGGTGCGCAAAACCTACGACGCACACCCGGTCATCAACTGTCCCGACCTCGATGCGGCGCAGGCCATGGTCGACGCCGTCAGCAAAATCACCGCAAATGGCGATTCAAGCGGCGGCGTGGTTGAAATCGTGGCGACCGGCCTGCCCGTGGGGCTCGGCGAGCCGGTGTTCGGCAAGCTCGACGCTGAGCTCGGGAAAATGCTCGGCATCGGCGCGGTCAAGGGCGTCGAGGTCGGCGCGGGGTTCGGCGTAAAGGACATGACCGGCATCCAGAGCAACGACCAGATGCACTCGGAAAAAGGGAAGGTCGTTTTCGACACCAACCAGGCAGGCGGCGTCACGGGCGGCCTTGCCAACGGCGCGCCGCTCGTGGTGCGGCTCGCGGTCAAGCCAACGCCCACGATCGCAAAGCAGCAGCACACCATCGACAAATATACCCTCGAGAACAAGGAGCTTGCCGCGATAACCAGGCGCGACCCGACCATTGTGGCCCGCGTGTGGCCGGTGGCGGAAAATTACACGGCGATGGTGTTGCTTGACAATTTGCTGATGCATTACGGCTATCAGAAATTGCGGGAAATAATTGACAATAAATAG
- a CDS encoding sigma-70 family RNA polymerase sigma factor, whose protein sequence is MEDLEIIKLVKNGDAGSFSVLVERYHRNLLNFIYHTVHEKGIVEDIGQEVFLSVYQSIGNFDEKRGVPFSVWLFTIARNRCISEIRKMKKRKEISLPEDETITGHEGNPGILLEQKERRKSLEAALAVLDEPFRSTILSSIEGMSIDEISSRGKLPRNTVKTRLFRAREKLKAILNTHGGGGLL, encoded by the coding sequence GTGGAAGATCTCGAAATTATCAAGCTTGTAAAAAACGGAGATGCCGGCTCCTTCTCTGTTTTAGTGGAGCGGTATCACCGGAATTTGCTCAATTTCATTTACCATACCGTGCATGAAAAAGGAATTGTTGAGGACATCGGGCAGGAAGTTTTTCTCAGCGTGTATCAGTCAATTGGAAATTTTGATGAAAAGCGGGGTGTGCCTTTTTCAGTGTGGCTGTTTACGATTGCGCGTAACCGGTGCATTTCTGAAATAAGGAAAATGAAAAAGCGAAAAGAAATATCTCTGCCTGAGGATGAAACAATAACGGGACATGAAGGAAATCCCGGCATCCTGCTGGAACAGAAGGAACGAAGAAAGTCGCTTGAAGCGGCGCTTGCCGTGTTGGATGAGCCGTTCAGGTCGACAATTTTGAGCAGTATTGAAGGAATGAGTATAGATGAAATATCCAGTAGAGGGAAACTGCCGCGAAATACGGTAAAAACAAGACTGTTCAGGGCCCGTGAGAAATTAAAAGCCATTTTAAATACGCATGGCGGAGGTGGTTTGCTATGA